A single genomic interval of Camelina sativa cultivar DH55 chromosome 11, Cs, whole genome shotgun sequence harbors:
- the LOC104721369 gene encoding upstream activation factor subunit UAF30-like: MALSSGILSTTTFLCVDTASFRSSLLSPSSVRLSPRHPAGNLRVSATAASSEPAVTKTREPRGIMKPRPVTQEMQDIVGVPEIPRTQALKRIWAYIKEHDLQDPQNKRDILCDEKLKKIFEGKERVGFLEIAKLIGPHFL, translated from the exons ATGGCTCTTTCTTCAGGAATCTTATCTACTACGACCTTTCTCTGCGTCGATACGGCATCGTTCCGCAGCTCTCTGTTGTCTCCCTCTTCGGTCCGCTTGTCCCCTCGTCATCCGGCGGGTAACCTGCGCGTTTCGGCGACGGCGGCGTCTTCCGAGCCGGCAGTCACCAAGACCAGAGAGCCACGTGGCATCATGAAGCCTCGCCCGGTGACCCAGGAGATGCAGGATATTGTCGGCGTTCCAGAAATCCCTCGCACTCAAGCTCTCAAACGCATTTGGGCTTACATCAAGGAACACGACCttcaa GACCCACAGAACAAGAGGGATATACTCTGCGACGAGAAGCTCAAGAAGATATTTGAAGGCAAAGAGCGTGTTGGGTTCTTGGAGATTGCAAAGCTCATTGGTCCTCACTTCCTctga